A window of Deltaproteobacteria bacterium contains these coding sequences:
- a CDS encoding terminase, producing MTTNPWEHAARAFEPAPPPRFPAPGHLAHHITPTTINTPALNLVDQALTTAWDTPDARLIISMAPQEGKSVRVAKDFPIWALLQNPDLRIVVA from the coding sequence GTGACCACCAACCCGTGGGAACACGCCGCCCGCGCCTTCGAGCCCGCACCACCACCACGGTTCCCCGCCCCCGGTCACCTCGCCCACCACATCACCCCCACCACCATCAACACCCCCGCCCTGAACCTCGTCGACCAGGCCCTCACCACCGCGTGGGACACCCCCGACGCCCGCCTCATCATCTCCATGGCTCCCCAGGAGGGAAAGTCCGTCCGGGTCGCCAAGGACTTCCCCATCTGGGCCCTCCTCCAGAACCCCGACCTCCGCATCGTCGTCGC